The following proteins come from a genomic window of Flavobacteriaceae bacterium MAR_2010_188:
- a CDS encoding Membrane protein involved in the export of O-antigen and teichoic acid, producing the protein MGIVSSQSLKNTVTTYIGFAIGGVNALFLFTNFLEDQYYGLISYILSTANIMMPLMAFGVQNTLIKFFNSYKTKNNQNSFLTLMLLLPLLLIIPITIITIFGYDVIAGLLSQKNEIVNDYVWHILIAAISMAYFEVFYAWAKAHMKSVFGNFLKEVFHRFLISALLIGVYFKWLSVEGFILAAVLTYVLRMLMMQIYAFSLRLPRLRFKKIDNTPKVLKYSFLIMIAGSIATVILDIDKFMLGQMIEIENVAYYSVAIYIATVVAVPQRAMHQILLPLTAKFLDNKDKESIDDLYRRSSLTLFIIGGFIFLMIILNVNELYKILPPEYSVGTFVVLIICVAKLYDNLLGNNNAILFNSDYYRMVLFFGILLTVLAVVLNYIFIPIMGINGSAIATLISIFIYNTVKLLFVNEKFGLQPITRKTINVAAVICIFIILFYYWDFWFNPYVNIILKSSIIGLAYFIIIYKFKFSEDVNALMDKMLKIFR; encoded by the coding sequence ATGGGAATCGTTTCTAGCCAATCACTTAAAAACACGGTCACAACCTATATCGGATTTGCGATTGGAGGTGTAAATGCACTTTTCCTCTTTACCAATTTTCTCGAAGACCAATATTACGGGCTTATTTCATACATCCTTTCGACTGCAAATATTATGATGCCGTTAATGGCATTTGGGGTTCAAAATACTCTTATAAAATTTTTCAATTCATATAAAACCAAGAATAATCAGAACAGTTTTTTAACTCTGATGCTCCTCTTGCCATTGCTACTAATCATCCCGATTACCATTATTACGATTTTCGGTTATGATGTAATCGCCGGGCTTCTTTCACAGAAAAATGAAATAGTTAATGACTACGTCTGGCATATTTTAATTGCAGCGATAAGCATGGCTTATTTTGAAGTTTTTTATGCATGGGCAAAGGCTCATATGAAATCTGTCTTCGGAAATTTTTTAAAGGAAGTTTTTCATCGCTTTCTTATTTCAGCTCTCTTAATCGGAGTTTATTTTAAATGGCTTTCAGTTGAAGGTTTTATATTGGCAGCAGTACTTACTTACGTTTTACGAATGTTGATGATGCAGATTTATGCATTCAGTCTCAGATTGCCTAGACTAAGATTTAAGAAAATAGATAATACGCCCAAGGTTTTAAAATATTCATTTTTAATAATGATTGCTGGATCAATTGCAACCGTCATTCTAGACATCGATAAGTTTATGTTGGGGCAGATGATAGAAATTGAAAATGTGGCTTATTATAGCGTTGCAATATATATTGCCACAGTGGTGGCCGTTCCACAAAGAGCTATGCACCAGATTCTGTTACCGCTTACCGCAAAGTTTTTGGATAATAAAGACAAGGAATCGATAGACGACCTTTATCGACGTAGTTCGTTGACCTTATTTATCATTGGAGGTTTTATATTTCTAATGATTATACTTAACGTTAATGAACTTTACAAAATTTTACCGCCAGAGTATTCGGTGGGTACTTTTGTAGTACTGATAATCTGCGTGGCGAAACTTTACGATAATCTTTTGGGAAATAACAACGCGATTCTTTTTAATAGCGATTACTACAGAATGGTGTTGTTCTTTGGAATTTTGCTAACAGTCCTTGCGGTAGTTCTTAATTATATATTTATCCCAATCATGGGTATCAACGGTTCCGCCATCGCGACCTTAATTTCAATCTTCATTTATAATACCGTAAAGCTACTTTTTGTAAATGAAAAATTTGGATTGCAACCGATTACCAGAAAAACCATAAACGTGGCCGCCGTCATTTGTATATTCATTATACTTTTTTATTATTGGGACTTTTGGTTTAATCCGTACGTTAATATTATTTTGAAATCTTCAATTATTGGTCTAGCCTATTTCATTATTATTTACAAGTTCAAGTTCTCTGAAGACGTAAACGCACTTATGGATAAAATGCTGAAAATCTTCCGTTAA
- a CDS encoding oligopeptidase B translates to MSDFKLNFPVAKKISHQLEKHGDIRQDDYFWLRDRENQEVIDHLNAENDFYEEGTKEFKVLKETLFQEMKARIKEDDESVPYKFNGYWYLVKYRKGESYPIYSRKKETLEAKEEILFDCNEMAKGHDYFNLTGLSVSPDNNLISFGTDTVGRRNYTLQIKNLGDGKIYPDTLENTTGSAAWANDNSTLFYTRKDETTLRSDKIYMHRLGEESSDDSLVFNELDDTFGVTVYKTKSRKYIVIACYSTLTNEFHVLNADEPTKRFRTVQKRILGLEYSISHYQDSFYILTNADDAYNFKLMKSSEDQTEIEHWTEVIPHRNDTLLEDIDIFKDFLVVSERRNGLNEIRISAWDGSQDYYLPFNNETYTAYTNHNVEFDTHILRYNYNSLTTPTSVIDFNMKTKEFVVMKEQEVLGGKFDKENYTSERLWATSEDGIKIPISLVYRKDTILNSETPLLQYAYGSYGHTIDPYFSTIRLSLLDRGFVYAISHLRGGEYLGRPWYEDGKLLNKKNTFNDFISCSKFLIERGYTSSQHLYAQGGSAGGLLMGVIVNEAAGLYNGIIAAVPFVDVISTMLDDTIPLTTGEYDEWGNPNEKVFYDYMKSYSPYDNVKPQEFPNMLVTSGLHDSQVQYWEPTKWVAKIREMKLDENQLFLKTNMKAGHGGASGRFDSLREDAEEFAFLLALEKIYN, encoded by the coding sequence ATGTCTGATTTCAAATTAAATTTTCCAGTTGCTAAAAAAATAAGCCATCAATTAGAAAAGCATGGCGATATACGTCAGGATGACTATTTCTGGCTGCGGGACCGAGAAAATCAGGAAGTCATTGACCATTTAAACGCCGAAAATGATTTTTATGAAGAAGGCACCAAGGAATTTAAAGTTCTAAAGGAAACTTTGTTTCAAGAAATGAAGGCTAGGATCAAGGAAGATGATGAGTCGGTTCCATATAAATTTAACGGGTATTGGTATTTGGTAAAATATCGTAAAGGCGAAAGCTATCCGATTTATTCACGTAAAAAGGAAACTTTAGAAGCGAAGGAAGAAATTCTTTTCGATTGTAACGAAATGGCCAAAGGGCATGATTACTTCAACCTAACCGGACTAAGTGTTAGCCCAGATAATAATTTGATTTCGTTCGGGACGGACACAGTCGGCAGACGTAATTACACACTTCAAATTAAAAATCTCGGTGATGGTAAGATTTATCCGGATACTTTAGAAAATACCACTGGATCTGCTGCTTGGGCAAATGACAATTCCACTCTTTTTTACACTAGAAAAGACGAAACCACTCTACGTTCAGACAAAATATACATGCATCGATTGGGTGAAGAGTCTTCTGATGATAGTTTAGTTTTTAACGAGTTGGACGACACTTTTGGAGTTACGGTCTATAAAACCAAATCTCGCAAATACATTGTTATTGCCTGTTATAGTACGCTTACTAATGAATTCCACGTCTTGAACGCTGATGAACCAACTAAAAGGTTTAGGACGGTACAGAAAAGGATTTTAGGGTTAGAATATAGCATTTCTCATTATCAGGATTCATTTTATATCTTAACTAATGCCGACGATGCGTACAATTTTAAATTGATGAAATCTTCGGAAGATCAAACCGAAATTGAGCATTGGACTGAAGTAATCCCGCATCGGAATGATACGCTGTTGGAAGACATCGATATCTTCAAGGATTTTCTTGTAGTTAGTGAACGAAGAAACGGCTTAAATGAAATAAGGATATCAGCTTGGGATGGTTCTCAAGATTATTATTTGCCATTTAATAATGAAACTTACACGGCTTATACCAATCATAATGTAGAATTCGACACCCACATACTTCGCTATAATTACAATTCATTAACGACTCCCACCTCAGTGATAGATTTTAATATGAAGACTAAGGAGTTTGTAGTAATGAAGGAGCAAGAAGTGCTTGGTGGTAAGTTCGATAAGGAAAATTATACATCCGAAAGATTGTGGGCTACTTCAGAGGACGGAATTAAAATTCCTATTTCACTAGTTTATAGAAAGGATACCATATTAAACTCAGAAACTCCCTTGCTACAATATGCATACGGTTCTTATGGACACACTATTGATCCCTATTTCTCTACGATAAGATTAAGTCTTCTAGACAGAGGATTTGTATACGCGATATCACACTTACGCGGTGGCGAATATTTAGGCAGACCATGGTATGAAGATGGTAAATTGTTGAACAAGAAAAACACCTTTAATGATTTTATTAGCTGTTCTAAATTTTTAATTGAAAGAGGATACACTTCATCCCAACACTTATACGCCCAGGGTGGCAGTGCGGGTGGTCTTTTAATGGGTGTTATTGTAAATGAAGCAGCAGGACTCTATAATGGGATTATTGCAGCAGTCCCTTTCGTTGATGTAATTTCCACTATGTTAGATGATACAATCCCACTGACCACGGGAGAATATGACGAATGGGGCAATCCTAACGAAAAGGTATTTTATGATTATATGAAATCCTATTCTCCCTACGATAACGTAAAACCCCAAGAGTTTCCTAACATGCTAGTAACCTCCGGTTTGCACGATTCTCAGGTTCAATATTGGGAGCCAACAAAATGGGTCGCAAAAATCAGGGAAATGAAGTTGGACGAGAACCAACTTTTTTTAAAAACGAATATGAAAGCGGGGCACGGCGGGGCTTCAGGAAGATTTGATTCCCTAAGGGAAGACGCCGAAGAATTTGCCTTTTTGCTGGCATTAGAAAAGATTTACAACTAA
- a CDS encoding Glycosyltransferase Family 4, whose product MTNQEPKKVLIVAYYWPPAGGPGVQRWLKFVKYLPEFNIKPILFVPDNPSYPIVDESLVKEIPKGMEIIRTPIREIYKLASIISKNKSKIISRGIIPKSSKQSSLEKLLLYVRGNYFIPDARIAWVNPSVDYLTKYISKNKIDTIITTGPPHSMHLIGLNLKKKLSIKWIADFRDPWTTIGYHKELKLTKNSQQKHLELEAEVLINADQIIVTSHHTKTEFESKTDRPIEVITNGYDEHEIETPKKDSKFTLAHIGSLLSDRNPKILWEVISELIEEIEEFRKNFKLKLVGTVSEEIMSSIDEHGLKKYTEYYGYLEHDEALVHQMSSRILLLIEIDSEETKAIIPGKFFEYLHSGTPILAIGPNGSDIETLIAETNSGRYFSYNSKDKIKNQLLRYFEDYQANNLLAVNKNIEKYSRKNLTQKLSQLI is encoded by the coding sequence ATGACCAACCAAGAACCCAAAAAAGTATTGATTGTGGCATATTATTGGCCGCCAGCAGGAGGGCCCGGGGTGCAACGTTGGTTAAAATTCGTAAAATATCTCCCTGAATTTAATATAAAACCAATCTTGTTTGTTCCTGATAATCCAAGCTATCCTATCGTTGACGAAAGTTTGGTCAAGGAAATCCCAAAGGGAATGGAAATAATTAGAACACCAATTCGGGAAATTTATAAACTGGCCTCAATTATCTCAAAAAACAAAAGTAAAATCATCAGTAGAGGAATAATCCCGAAAAGCTCTAAACAGAGCAGTTTAGAAAAACTGTTGTTATATGTTAGAGGCAATTATTTTATCCCAGACGCCAGAATCGCCTGGGTTAATCCTTCGGTCGACTACTTAACAAAATATATTTCAAAAAATAAGATAGACACAATTATTACTACTGGTCCGCCTCATTCAATGCATTTAATCGGGTTAAATTTGAAAAAAAAGCTTTCAATAAAATGGATTGCCGATTTTAGAGACCCCTGGACCACAATAGGCTATCACAAAGAACTAAAACTGACGAAAAATAGTCAGCAAAAGCACTTAGAACTTGAAGCAGAAGTTTTAATAAATGCTGATCAGATTATAGTTACAAGTCACCATACCAAGACCGAATTTGAGTCAAAAACGGATCGGCCAATAGAAGTTATTACCAATGGGTACGATGAACATGAAATTGAAACACCTAAAAAAGATTCAAAATTTACTTTGGCACATATTGGTTCGCTATTGTCCGATAGAAATCCGAAAATTTTATGGGAAGTGATTTCTGAGTTGATAGAAGAAATTGAAGAATTCAGAAAGAATTTCAAACTAAAATTAGTCGGTACGGTTAGCGAAGAAATCATGAGCTCGATTGACGAACACGGACTAAAAAAGTATACTGAATATTATGGTTATCTAGAGCACGATGAAGCTCTTGTTCATCAAATGTCGAGTAGAATTTTGTTGTTGATTGAAATTGATTCAGAAGAAACAAAAGCCATTATACCAGGGAAATTCTTTGAATACCTGCATAGCGGCACGCCTATTTTGGCAATCGGACCAAATGGCTCGGATATCGAAACCCTGATTGCAGAAACCAACAGCGGTAGGTATTTTTCATATAATTCCAAAGATAAAATCAAGAATCAACTTCTACGATATTTTGAAGATTACCAGGCCAATAATCTACTGGCCGTAAATAAAAACATCGAAAAATATAGTCGTAAAAATTTAACCCAGAAATTATCTCAACTGATATAA
- a CDS encoding glycine C-acetyltransferase, with amino-acid sequence MKDLFDKIYRDKGPLGKWASQAEGYFVFPKLEGQISNRMKFQGKDVITWSINDYLGLANHPEVRKVDAEASKDYGSAYPMGARMMSGHTDLHETLQNELADFVSKEAAYLLNFGYQGMVSTIDALVSKDDIIVYDVDAHACIIDGVRLHMGKRFTYKHNNIESLEKNLDRATKMADQTGGGILVISEGVFGMRGEQGRLKEIVELKKKYNFRFLVDDAHGFGTLGKTGAGAGEEQGVQDGIDVYFATFAKSLASTGAFIAADQEIIDYLKYNLRSQMFAKSLQMQLVIGALKRLDMLKTMPELKDKLWENTDALQSGLKEYGFDIGTTQSCVTPVYLEGSIPEAMALVKDLRENYGIFCSIVVYPVIPKGMILLRLIPTATHTLEDVDITLKAFDAIRERLNNGTYKRLSAAVTAAMQG; translated from the coding sequence ATGAAAGATTTATTTGACAAGATTTATAGAGACAAGGGACCCTTAGGAAAATGGGCTTCTCAGGCAGAAGGTTATTTTGTATTTCCAAAATTAGAAGGTCAGATTTCTAATAGAATGAAATTTCAAGGGAAGGATGTTATTACCTGGAGTATCAACGATTATTTAGGTCTTGCAAATCATCCAGAAGTCAGAAAAGTTGATGCCGAAGCATCTAAGGATTACGGTTCTGCTTACCCAATGGGAGCAAGAATGATGTCTGGTCATACAGATTTACACGAAACTCTTCAAAATGAACTGGCGGATTTTGTCAGTAAGGAAGCGGCTTACCTATTAAACTTTGGTTATCAAGGTATGGTGTCTACCATTGATGCTTTGGTTTCTAAGGACGATATTATTGTTTATGATGTCGATGCTCATGCTTGTATTATTGATGGCGTTAGACTGCATATGGGTAAACGTTTTACCTATAAACACAACAACATCGAAAGTCTTGAGAAAAATCTAGACCGTGCTACTAAAATGGCAGATCAGACCGGTGGAGGTATTTTGGTTATCTCTGAAGGAGTTTTTGGAATGCGTGGTGAGCAAGGACGATTAAAAGAAATTGTTGAGCTTAAGAAGAAATACAATTTTAGATTTTTGGTGGACGATGCACACGGTTTTGGAACTCTTGGTAAAACAGGAGCAGGAGCAGGTGAGGAGCAGGGGGTCCAAGATGGAATAGATGTGTATTTTGCAACATTCGCAAAATCATTGGCAAGCACAGGAGCATTTATCGCCGCTGATCAAGAAATTATCGATTACCTAAAATACAATTTGAGGTCTCAAATGTTTGCTAAATCTCTTCAAATGCAACTGGTGATTGGTGCATTGAAACGTTTAGATATGCTTAAGACTATGCCAGAATTAAAGGATAAGCTTTGGGAAAATACCGATGCTCTTCAATCTGGACTTAAAGAATATGGTTTCGATATAGGAACCACTCAAAGTTGCGTAACTCCCGTGTATTTGGAAGGAAGTATTCCAGAAGCAATGGCTTTGGTAAAAGACCTTAGGGAAAATTACGGAATCTTCTGTTCGATAGTGGTTTATCCGGTTATACCTAAAGGAATGATTTTACTTAGATTAATTCCTACTGCAACCCATACCTTAGAAGATGTGGACATAACCTTGAAGGCTTTTGACGCCATTAGGGAACGTTTAAATAATGGGACTTATAAGAGATTATCTGCCGCTGTAACTGCAGCAATGCAAGGTTAA
- a CDS encoding Putative MetA-pathway of phenol degradation, translated as MLPIKTYLPAIILLSFNLSFSQYTEVINSNRPGVSKSAFAVGTNVAQIEFGPYMIKEEHVPLQYEVKGFGVDFAARYGLFFEQLELSIDGTYQNDKFTNNRSAISLEDKRSNFKNLTVGAKYLVYDPYKNAEDKPNLYSYHANRKFKWKSLIPAVGVYAGANFDTKDNPYTAPGIEGFSPKVMIASQNNFSGGWVFVINLIKDRIGTDFSDFQYILTLTHSFSPQWVIFGEIQGIKSDFYADNLFRAGGAYLWTKDFQLDTAVTFNTKDTPTVFSVNFGASYRFDLHVDKEIDNGTSADDETDRQKRRGKKRKDADFDDDGADGDDGLQLNDL; from the coding sequence ATGCTACCAATCAAGACCTATTTACCTGCAATTATCTTGTTATCCTTCAACTTAAGCTTTTCACAATACACGGAAGTTATAAATTCTAATAGACCGGGAGTTTCCAAAAGTGCCTTCGCGGTCGGTACTAATGTTGCCCAAATAGAATTTGGGCCTTATATGATTAAGGAAGAACATGTTCCGCTCCAATATGAAGTTAAGGGCTTTGGGGTAGATTTCGCGGCACGTTACGGGCTTTTCTTCGAGCAGTTAGAACTTAGTATAGATGGAACTTATCAAAATGATAAATTCACCAATAATCGTTCTGCAATCTCGTTGGAAGACAAACGTTCCAACTTTAAAAATCTTACCGTAGGTGCAAAATATTTAGTTTATGACCCTTATAAGAATGCCGAAGACAAACCGAATCTTTATAGCTATCATGCAAACCGAAAGTTTAAATGGAAATCATTGATTCCTGCTGTCGGTGTTTATGCCGGTGCAAATTTTGACACAAAGGATAATCCTTACACTGCTCCAGGAATTGAAGGTTTTAGTCCTAAAGTTATGATTGCCTCTCAAAACAATTTTAGCGGAGGCTGGGTTTTCGTGATAAACCTCATAAAAGACAGGATTGGGACCGATTTCTCGGATTTTCAATATATCTTGACGCTTACCCACTCTTTCAGTCCACAATGGGTAATTTTCGGAGAAATACAAGGCATTAAAAGTGATTTCTATGCAGATAACCTATTTAGGGCCGGAGGCGCTTATCTTTGGACCAAGGATTTTCAGTTAGATACCGCCGTAACGTTTAACACAAAAGATACTCCAACCGTTTTCAGCGTGAATTTCGGGGCATCTTACCGCTTCGATTTGCATGTTGATAAGGAAATTGATAACGGAACTTCTGCGGATGACGAAACAGATAGACAAAAACGTCGTGGAAAGAAAAGAAAAGATGCAGATTTTGATGATGATGGTGCCGACGGAGATGACGGATTACAGTTAAATGATTTATGA
- a CDS encoding membrane protein YfhO produces MRFSFKGILPHLLVFIGFCIVSLLYFSPVLQGKEIFQSDIKHYIGMSKQQKDFQANTGEETYWTNSAFGGMPTYQLGANYPHNYIKKLDHLLRFLPRPADYLFLYFLGFYMLLLVLKVDYKLAALGALAFGFSTYLIIFIGVGHNSKAHAIAYMPMVLGGILLTFRKKYILGALLTVVALALEINANHFQMTYYLLLLVIVLGIVYLIDAYKKKEIPHYFKSIGFLVGAAILAVGLNASILLATQEYVKESTRGQSELTINADGSAKDITSGLSREYITEYSNGILETFSYFMPRFLGGGSYEDVGKDSESFALFTTMGLTAAQAEEQAQNMPTYWGDMTIVEAPAYIGAVIIFLFVLGLFLVKGRLKWWLVGGSLLTLFLSYGKNLGFLTDFFIDYVPLYNKFRAVSSIQVIVDLCIPVLAIFALVRIFNDFVKDEEKIKALKYSAFIVGGLALIFLLFGTTLFDFVGARDGFYREQYGEQFIRAVREDRISIFRADALRTLILVALTAAAIWFYLKKKLSQNTLIIVAGILIIFDLVSVDRRYVNNDNFVAGIQVQKPYTANNVDQEILKDSDYFRVFDLSTEGSRAPAKASYYHNSLSGYHAAKLGRYSEIFDFYISRNNINVLNMLNTKYIIAEDEKGQMFPYVNTDANGNAWFVSEINHLETANQEILKLDSLDTKTIAITTDESLKIRPDRFKVDSTATIILEEHQPNYLKYKSNNSNEGFAVFSEIYYPNGWISTIDGKEVPHYRVDYVLRGLDLPAGSHTIEFRFDPEVVKTGGSIALASSIIFGLLLIGGLYFEFKKEKNEEEENI; encoded by the coding sequence ATGCGGTTTTCTTTTAAAGGAATTCTTCCACACCTATTAGTTTTTATAGGTTTCTGTATTGTCTCATTATTATATTTCAGTCCAGTCTTACAAGGAAAAGAAATTTTTCAAAGTGATATAAAGCATTATATCGGGATGTCCAAACAACAAAAGGATTTCCAAGCTAATACAGGAGAAGAAACCTATTGGACCAATAGTGCCTTCGGAGGAATGCCAACCTATCAGCTAGGAGCTAACTACCCACATAATTATATTAAAAAGCTCGACCATCTTTTAAGATTTTTGCCAAGACCCGCAGATTATCTATTTCTCTATTTTTTAGGGTTTTATATGCTCTTACTTGTTCTTAAAGTTGACTATAAACTTGCAGCACTGGGGGCGCTTGCTTTTGGATTTTCAACCTATTTAATCATCTTTATTGGAGTGGGCCATAATAGCAAAGCTCACGCGATCGCCTATATGCCAATGGTTCTTGGCGGAATTCTATTGACATTCCGCAAGAAATATATTCTAGGTGCACTGCTAACAGTGGTTGCCTTAGCTCTAGAGATAAATGCCAACCATTTTCAAATGACTTACTATCTACTTCTGTTGGTAATAGTTTTGGGAATCGTTTATTTGATTGATGCCTACAAGAAAAAGGAAATCCCACATTATTTTAAAAGTATTGGATTTCTTGTTGGAGCAGCCATTCTTGCAGTTGGTCTTAATGCCTCTATACTTTTAGCTACTCAAGAATACGTAAAGGAAAGTACAAGAGGGCAGAGCGAACTTACTATAAATGCAGATGGTTCTGCAAAGGATATAACTTCGGGACTTAGCCGAGAATATATCACTGAATATAGCAACGGCATCTTAGAAACCTTTAGTTATTTTATGCCGAGGTTTCTTGGTGGCGGTAGTTATGAAGATGTAGGTAAAGATTCTGAATCTTTCGCGCTATTCACCACCATGGGATTGACTGCTGCCCAAGCTGAAGAACAAGCACAAAATATGCCGACCTATTGGGGAGATATGACGATTGTTGAAGCTCCCGCATATATTGGTGCGGTAATCATCTTTCTTTTTGTATTAGGCTTGTTTTTGGTAAAAGGCAGGTTAAAATGGTGGCTCGTGGGTGGCTCATTGTTAACCTTGTTTCTATCATACGGAAAGAATTTAGGATTTCTTACAGACTTCTTTATAGATTATGTACCGCTATATAATAAGTTCAGGGCGGTTAGTTCTATACAAGTTATTGTTGATTTATGTATTCCTGTTCTCGCCATATTCGCGTTGGTTCGCATATTCAATGATTTTGTTAAGGATGAAGAAAAAATCAAAGCTCTAAAATATTCTGCTTTCATTGTTGGTGGTTTGGCTTTAATATTTCTATTATTTGGAACCACGCTTTTTGATTTTGTTGGGGCTAGGGATGGATTTTATAGAGAACAGTACGGTGAGCAATTTATAAGAGCGGTAAGAGAAGATAGGATTTCAATTTTTAGGGCAGATGCTTTGCGCACATTGATTTTAGTTGCTTTAACAGCAGCTGCGATTTGGTTTTATCTGAAGAAAAAACTAAGCCAAAATACTTTGATTATAGTCGCTGGAATCTTGATTATTTTTGATCTGGTCTCTGTGGATAGACGTTACGTAAACAATGATAATTTCGTGGCTGGGATACAAGTTCAAAAACCATATACTGCGAATAATGTTGATCAAGAAATCTTGAAAGATTCGGATTACTTTAGAGTTTTCGACCTCTCAACTGAAGGTTCCAGAGCACCTGCAAAAGCTTCATATTATCATAATTCCCTTAGCGGATACCATGCAGCAAAGCTGGGTCGCTACAGTGAGATTTTCGACTTTTATATTTCTAGAAACAACATCAATGTTTTAAATATGCTTAATACGAAGTATATTATTGCTGAAGATGAAAAGGGACAGATGTTTCCTTATGTTAATACTGATGCTAATGGAAATGCCTGGTTTGTTTCAGAAATAAATCATCTTGAAACGGCTAATCAAGAAATCTTGAAGTTAGATAGTTTAGATACTAAAACTATCGCGATTACTACTGATGAATCCTTGAAAATTAGACCAGACCGATTTAAGGTAGATTCTACCGCGACTATTATTTTAGAAGAACATCAACCCAATTATTTAAAGTATAAATCGAATAACTCTAACGAAGGGTTTGCAGTATTCTCAGAGATTTATTATCCAAACGGATGGATTTCAACTATTGACGGTAAGGAAGTTCCGCATTACCGAGTAGATTACGTCTTAAGGGGATTAGATTTGCCAGCTGGTTCTCATACCATCGAGTTTAGGTTTGATCCTGAAGTTGTAAAAACAGGTGGCTCCATTGCTTTGGCAAGTTCCATAATCTTTGGATTATTGCTAATTGGTGGATTATATTTTGAATTCAAAAAAGAAAAGAACGAAGAGGAAGAGAATATTTAA
- a CDS encoding cystathionine beta-synthase has protein sequence MRQKAQVFNNVLDLIGETPLIKLNRMTSDFEGEFFAKVEAFNPGHSTKDRIALHIIEQAEQQGILTPGDTIIETTSGNTGFSIAMVSIIKGYQCILAVSSKTSSDKIDMLKAMGAQVYVCPAHVRADDPRSYYEVAKRLHSEIKGSIYINQYFNKLNIDAHYNGTGPEIYDQTEGKITHLIACSGTGGTISGIAKFLKEQNKDIKVIGVDAFGSVLKKYHETREFDEKEIYPYRIEGLGKNLIPDATDFDVIDKFIKVTDEASAHTAREICRSEGLFVGYTSGAAMQAIKQLAEEGEFKKGDYVVVIFSDHGSRYMSKVYSDKWMEDQGFFDSEKETTEAIQYIK, from the coding sequence ATGAGACAAAAGGCACAAGTGTTTAATAATGTGTTGGATCTAATTGGGGAGACTCCACTTATTAAATTAAACAGAATGACCTCTGACTTCGAAGGCGAATTTTTTGCAAAGGTAGAAGCATTTAATCCAGGTCATTCCACAAAGGATCGAATTGCACTTCATATTATCGAGCAAGCCGAACAACAAGGTATTCTCACTCCGGGCGATACTATCATTGAAACTACTTCAGGAAATACAGGCTTTAGTATTGCTATGGTAAGTATTATTAAGGGTTATCAATGTATTCTCGCCGTAAGTTCTAAAACTTCTTCAGACAAGATTGACATGCTCAAGGCAATGGGAGCGCAGGTTTATGTTTGTCCAGCTCACGTTCGCGCTGATGATCCACGGTCTTATTACGAAGTCGCTAAGAGACTTCATTCCGAAATAAAAGGCTCTATTTATATAAATCAATATTTCAATAAGTTGAATATTGATGCTCATTACAATGGTACCGGTCCTGAAATTTATGACCAGACTGAAGGTAAGATTACACATCTTATCGCTTGTAGCGGAACAGGTGGGACAATTTCTGGAATCGCTAAATTTTTAAAAGAACAAAATAAGGACATAAAGGTTATTGGAGTTGATGCATTTGGTTCGGTCTTGAAGAAATATCACGAAACCAGAGAATTCGATGAAAAGGAAATTTATCCTTATCGTATTGAAGGTTTAGGGAAAAATTTAATTCCAGATGCGACGGACTTTGATGTTATCGATAAATTCATAAAAGTTACTGATGAAGCTTCTGCCCATACGGCTCGAGAAATCTGTAGAAGCGAAGGTTTATTTGTTGGTTATACCAGTGGAGCTGCCATGCAGGCCATTAAGCAATTGGCCGAAGAAGGAGAATTTAAGAAAGGTGATTACGTTGTGGTTATATTTTCCGACCATGGATCTAGATACATGAGTAAGGTTTACAGCGACAAGTGGATGGAAGATCAAGGATTCTTCGATAGTGAGAAAGAAACTACGGAAGCTATTCAATACATAAAATAA